From a single Haemorhous mexicanus isolate bHaeMex1 chromosome 29, bHaeMex1.pri, whole genome shotgun sequence genomic region:
- the MYO1F gene encoding unconventional myosin-If, which translates to MGSKERFHWQSHNVKQSGVDDMVLLSKISEDAIVENLKKRFMDDFIFTYIGPVLISVNPFKQMPYFTDREIEMYQGAAQYENPPHIYALTDNMYRNMLIDGENQCVIISGESGAGKTVAAKYIMGYISKVSGGGEKVQHVKDIILQSNPLLEAFGNAKTVRNNNSSRFGKYFEIQFSRGGEPDGGKISNFLLEKSRVVSQNECERNFHIYYQLIQGASQEQRQNLGIMSPDYYFYLNQTDTYQVEGTDDRSDFHETMNAMQVIGICGEDQQLVLQIVAGILHLGNISFREEGNYARVENTDSLAFPAYLLGVDQERLNEKVTSRKMDSKWGGRSESITVTLNVEQAAYTRDALAKGLYARVFDFLVESINRAMQKPYEEYSIGVLDIYGFEIFQKNGFEQFCINFVNEKLQQIFIELTLKAEQEEYVQEGIKWTQIQYFNNKVVCDLIENKLNPPGIMSVLDDVCATMHATGEGADQTLLQKLQAAVGTHEHFNSWSSGFVIHHYAGKVSYDVNGFCERNRDVLFTDLIELMQSSEYGFIRMLFPEKLDSDKKGRPTTAGSKIKKQANDLVNTLMKCTPHYIRCIKPNETKKPRDWEESRVKHQVEYLGLKENIRVRRAGFAYRRLFHKFLQRYAILTPETWPSWRGDERQGVQHLLRSVNMDPDQYQMGRSKVFVKNPESLFLLEEMRERKFDSFARVIQKAWRRHIAIRKYEQMREEAASILYNFKERRRNSINRNFVGDYLGMEERPELQQFLAKRERVDFADSITKYDRRFKPIKRDFILTPKYFYLIGREKVKKGPEKGQIKEVLKKKVELQAVSGVSLSTRQDDFFILHENDADNFLESIFKTELISLLCKRFEELTRSKLPLSFKDTLQFRVKKVGWGGGGTRNVTFVRGQGDVAALKAGGKTLTVSIGDGLPRNAKPTRKGAAQGRGGSRCPAPPRSAPPAPRGACRNGGPQVARRDGRAQRDTYKIPQKQTRGPPATALPTRNQPKARPPSGHNMDFLNVPDQGVAGVQRRRSVGQRPPPARRPKPQPRAEGPRCRALYQYIGQDVDELSFNVGDVIDILMEDASGWWKGHLHGKEGLFPGNYVQRI; encoded by the exons atG GGCAGCAAGGAGCGCTTCCACTGGCAGAGCCACAATGTCAAGCAGAGCGGCGTGGACGACATGGTGCTGCTGTCCAAGATCTCCGAGGACGCCATCGTGGAGAACCTCAAGAAGCGTTTCATGGACGATTTCATCTTT ACCTACATCGGGCCCGTGCTGATCTCCGTGAACCCCTTCAAGCAGATGCCGTATTTCACCGACCGCGAGATCGAGATGTACCAGGGCGCG GCCCAGTATGAAAATCCCCCCCACATCTACGCCCTGACTGACAACATGTACCGGAACATGCTGATCGACGGGGAGAACCAGTGTGTCATCATCAG CGGAGAAAGCGGAGCTGGGAAAACGGTGGCAGCAAAATACATCATGGGCTACATCTCCAAAGTGTCTGGGGGCGGGGAGAAAGTCCAG cacgTGAAGGACATCATCCTGCAGTCCAACCCACTGCTGGAAGCCTTTGGAAATGCCAAAACTGTCCGGAACAACAACTCCAGCCGCTTC ggaaaataCTTTGAGATCCAGTTCAGCCGGGGCGGAGAACCCGACGGGGGCAAGATCTCCAACTTCCTGCTGGAGAAGTCGCGCGTGGTGAGCCAGAACGAGTGCGAGCGGAACTTCCACATCTACTACCAG ctcatccaaGGGGCGTCCCAAGAGCAGCGGCAGAATTTGGGCATCATGAGCCCGGATTATTACTTCTACCTGAACCAGACAGACACCTACCAGGTGGAGGGCACAGATGACCGCAGCGACTTCCATGAGACCATG AATGCCATGCAGGTCATCGGCATCTGCGGCGAGGaccagcagctggtgctgcagatCGTGGCAGGGATCCTGCACCTGGGCAACATCAGCTTCAGGGAGGAGGGCAACTACGCCCGGGTGGAGAACACTGACT ccctggccttCCCTGCCTACCTGCTGGGGGTCGACCAGGAGCGCCTCAACGAGAAGGTCACCAGCAGGAAAATGGACAGCAAGTGGGGCGGCCGCTCCGAGTCCATCACCGTCACCCTCAACGTGGAGCAGGCAGCCTACACCCGGGACGCGCTGGCCAAGGGGCTCTACGCCCGTGTCTTTGACTTCCTGGTGGAG TCCATCAACCGCGCCATGCAGAAGCCGTACGAGGAGTACAGCATCGGGGTGCTGGACATCTACGGCTTCGAGATATTCCAG AAAAATGGCTTTGAGCAATTCTGCATTAACTTTGTGaatgagaagctgcagcagatcTTCATCGAGCTGAccctgaaggcagagcag GAGGAGTATGTGCAGGAGGGGATCAAGTGGACGCAGATCCAGTACTTCAACAACAAGGTGGTGTGTGACCTGATAGAGAACAAGCTG AACCCTCCTGGGATCATGAGTGTCCTGGATGACGTGTGTGCCACCATGCACGCCACAGGCGAGGGCGCCGACCAGACcctgctgcagaagctgcaggcagctgtgggcacCCACGAGCACTTCAACAGCTGGAGCTCGGGCTTTGTCATCCACCACTACGCTGGCAAG gtgtcctaCGATGTGAACGGCTTCTGTGAGCGCAACCGGGACGTGCTTTTCACCGACCTGATCGAGCTCATGCAGAGCAGTGAATA CGGTTTCATCCGGATGCTTTTCCCAGAAAAACTTGATTCTGACAAAAAGGGACGGCCGACCACGGCGGGCTCCAAAATCAAG AAACAGGCCAACGACCTGGTGAACACGCTCATGAAGTGCACCCCACACTACATCCGCTGCATCAAACCCAACGAGACCAAGAAACCCCGGGACTGGGAGGAGAGCAG ggTGAAGCACCAGGTCGAGTACCTGGGGCTGAAGGAGAACATCCGGGTGCGCCGGGCAGGGTTCGCCTACCGCCGCCTCTTCCACAAGTTCCTGCAACG CTATGCCATCCTCACCCCCGAGACGTGGCCGTCGTGGCGCGGGGACGAGCGCCAAGGGGTGCAGCACCTCCTGCGCTCGGTCAACATGGACCCAGACCAGTACCAGATGGGCAGGAGCAAGGTGTTCGTCAAGAACCCCGAGTCG ctcttcctgctcGAGGAGATGCGGGAGAGGAAATTTGACAGCTTCGCCCGGGTGATCCAGAAGGCCTGGCGCCGGCACATCGCCATCCGCAAATACGAGCAGATGAGAGAGGAGG CCGCCAGCATCCTCTACAACTTCAAAGAGCGGCGCAGGAATAGCATCAACAGGAATTTCGTGGGGGATTACCTGGGCATGGAGGAGCGGCCGGAGCTGCAGCAGTTCCTGGCCAAGCGGGAGCGCGTCGACTTCGCCGACTCCATCACCAAATACGACCGGAGGTTCAAG CCCATCAAGCGGGATTTCATTCTCACCCCCAAGTACTTCTACCTGATCGGGCGGGAGAAAGTGAAGAAGGGGCCTGAGAAGGGGCAGATCAAGGAGGTGCTCAAGAAGAAGGTGGAGCTGCAGGCGGTGAGCGGCGTCTCGCTGAG caccaggcaggatgACTTCTTCATCCTCCACGAGAATGACGCCGACAATTTCTTGGAGTCCATCTTCAAGACGGAGCTGATCAGCCTCCTGTGCAAACGCTTCGAGGAGCTCACACGGTCCAAGCTGCCCCTCTCCTTCAAGGACAC ACTACAGTTTCGGGTGAAGAAGGTGGGCTGGGGTGGCGGTGGCACCCGCAACGTCACCTTCGTCAGAGGACAGGGCGACGTGGCTGCCCTCAAAGCTGGAGGCAAAACCCTTACGGTCAGCATCGGGGATGGGCTCCCCAGGAATGCCA AGCCCACAAGGAAgggggcagcacagggcagaggtggcagcaggtgTCCAGCACCTCCACGAAGTGCCCCAccagcacccagag GAGCCTGCAGGAACGGGGGTCCCCAGGTCGCCCGCAGGGATGGCCGGGCACAGAGGGACACCTACAAGATACCCCAGAAGCAGACGCGGGGCCCCCCGGCCACGGCGCTTCCCACCCGCAACCAGCCCAAGGCACGGCCCCCATCCGGGCACAACATGGACTTCCTCAACGTGCCCGACCAGGGGGTAGCTGG GGTGCAGCGCCGCCGCAGCGTGGGCCAGCGGCCGCCCCCAGCGCGGCGCCCCAAGCCGCAGCCCAGGGCGGAGGGGCCGCGCTGCCGGGCGCTCTACCAGTACATCGGGCAGGACGTGGACGAGCTCAGCTTCAACGTGGGGGACGTCATTGACATCCTGATGGAAG ATGCCTCTGGCTGGTGGAAAGGCCACCTGCACGGCAAGGAAGggcttttccctgggaattaTGTGCAGAGGATCTGA
- the ZNF414 gene encoding zinc finger protein 414 isoform X1: protein MKTEKDEAVATFSLRGKFGTEGAGCSDPALPGAPMPVVGSGGTPAPELRPLKRRPVPGKHYQCSSYGCKLAFPSMQELMDHLKVHYRPTQSLEGKTFQCPTLGCSETFPSMQDLMAHMKVHYKPNRYFKCENCLLRFRTHRSLFKHLHVCSDSASGPAPPPRPDRPVLPPATSTPEKEPPAKPPEGLPKLPSALRPPEKEAPAAGADSAPAALPGSLEPLLSGAPHPFPLLEPALFGPSSLTRFSGPAPSSVPGPFLSYVPPSPYGLAQPPAQHRLRPFLPGHGPPSVSNAVWKKSQGVSVSPLLPCFGSGVTPGHSSTSRIVWEHTRGRYSCTQCPFSTASREDMTLHIEDHRKNPPPGRLEAEMDFGVGLAPFHAKLPSEMENSLYSQL from the exons ATGAAGACGGAGAAGGACGAGGCTGTGGCCACCTTCTCCCTGCGGGGGAAGTTCGGCACGGAGGGGGCAG GCTGCAgtgacccagccctgcccggtgCCCCGATGCCGGTGGTGGGGAGCGGCGGGAccccggccccggagctgcgGCCGCTGAAGCGCAGacctgtcccag GGAAACACTACCAGTGCTCGAGCTACGGTTGTAAACTGGCCTTCCCCAGCATGCAGGAGCTGATGGACCACCTGAAGGTCCACTACAGACCCACGCAGTCCCTCGAGG GCAAAACCTTCCAGtgccccaccctgggctgcagcgAGACCTTCCCCAGCATGCAGGACCTCATGGCCCACATGAAGGTGCACTACAAACCCAACCGCTACTTCAA GTGTGAGAACTGCCTGCTGCGCTTCCGCACGCACCGCTCGCTCTTCAAGCACCTGCACGTCTGCTCGGACAGCGCCagcggccccgcgccgcccccgcggCCCGACCGGCCCGTCCTGCCCCCCGCTACCTCCACCCCGGAGAAGGAGCCCCCGGCCAAGCCCCCCGAGGGGCTGCCCAAGCTGCCGAGCGCCCTGCGGCCCCCGGAGAAGGAAGcgccggcggcgggcgcggacTCTGCcccggcggcgctgcccggctCGCTGGAGCCGCTGCTCTCGGGGGCCCCCCACCCCTTCCCGCTGCTGGAGCCCGCCCTGTTCGGGCCCTCGTCCTTGACTCGGTTCTCGGGGCCAGCCCCGTCCTCGGTGCCGGGGCCGTTCCTGTCCTACGTGCCCCCCTCGCCCTACGGGCTGGCGCAGCCCCCGGCTCAGCACCGCCTGCGGCCCTTCCTGCCGGGCCACGGCCCCCCCAGCGTCTCCAACGCCGTCTGGAAGAAAAGCCAAG GTGTGAGTGTCAGCCCACTCCTCCCATGCTTTGGCTCAGGAGTGACTCCAG GGCACTCCTCCACCAGCCGCATCGTCTGGGAGCACACGCGGGGCCGCTACAGCTGCACGCAGTGCCCCTTCTCCACTGCCTCCCGCGAGGACATGACCCTGCACATCGAGGACCACCGCAAGAACCCCCCGCCCGGGCGCCTGGAGGCAGAGATGG
- the ZNF414 gene encoding zinc finger protein 414 isoform X2, translated as MKTEKDEAVATFSLRGKFGTEGAGCSDPALPGAPMPVVGSGGTPAPELRPLKRRPVPGKHYQCSSYGCKLAFPSMQELMDHLKVHYRPTQSLEGKTFQCPTLGCSETFPSMQDLMAHMKVHYKPNRYFKCENCLLRFRTHRSLFKHLHVCSDSASGPAPPPRPDRPVLPPATSTPEKEPPAKPPEGLPKLPSALRPPEKEAPAAGADSAPAALPGSLEPLLSGAPHPFPLLEPALFGPSSLTRFSGPAPSSVPGPFLSYVPPSPYGLAQPPAQHRLRPFLPGHGPPSVSNAVWKKSQGHSSTSRIVWEHTRGRYSCTQCPFSTASREDMTLHIEDHRKNPPPGRLEAEMDFGVGLAPFHAKLPSEMENSLYSQL; from the exons ATGAAGACGGAGAAGGACGAGGCTGTGGCCACCTTCTCCCTGCGGGGGAAGTTCGGCACGGAGGGGGCAG GCTGCAgtgacccagccctgcccggtgCCCCGATGCCGGTGGTGGGGAGCGGCGGGAccccggccccggagctgcgGCCGCTGAAGCGCAGacctgtcccag GGAAACACTACCAGTGCTCGAGCTACGGTTGTAAACTGGCCTTCCCCAGCATGCAGGAGCTGATGGACCACCTGAAGGTCCACTACAGACCCACGCAGTCCCTCGAGG GCAAAACCTTCCAGtgccccaccctgggctgcagcgAGACCTTCCCCAGCATGCAGGACCTCATGGCCCACATGAAGGTGCACTACAAACCCAACCGCTACTTCAA GTGTGAGAACTGCCTGCTGCGCTTCCGCACGCACCGCTCGCTCTTCAAGCACCTGCACGTCTGCTCGGACAGCGCCagcggccccgcgccgcccccgcggCCCGACCGGCCCGTCCTGCCCCCCGCTACCTCCACCCCGGAGAAGGAGCCCCCGGCCAAGCCCCCCGAGGGGCTGCCCAAGCTGCCGAGCGCCCTGCGGCCCCCGGAGAAGGAAGcgccggcggcgggcgcggacTCTGCcccggcggcgctgcccggctCGCTGGAGCCGCTGCTCTCGGGGGCCCCCCACCCCTTCCCGCTGCTGGAGCCCGCCCTGTTCGGGCCCTCGTCCTTGACTCGGTTCTCGGGGCCAGCCCCGTCCTCGGTGCCGGGGCCGTTCCTGTCCTACGTGCCCCCCTCGCCCTACGGGCTGGCGCAGCCCCCGGCTCAGCACCGCCTGCGGCCCTTCCTGCCGGGCCACGGCCCCCCCAGCGTCTCCAACGCCGTCTGGAAGAAAAGCCAAG GGCACTCCTCCACCAGCCGCATCGTCTGGGAGCACACGCGGGGCCGCTACAGCTGCACGCAGTGCCCCTTCTCCACTGCCTCCCGCGAGGACATGACCCTGCACATCGAGGACCACCGCAAGAACCCCCCGCCCGGGCGCCTGGAGGCAGAGATGG